The genomic window CTCCCGTTTTCTCGCGttttctactactagatagctgtgCTTCGTATGAGCAACATGCGGTGTTACAAAATACAGTTGGCCAAAGACTGATCTTAAGAAATCCAGTGAGCTCTTTGCCTTTGGTAAGGTTAGATTCTCGGCGGTATTGAGGGTCCTTAGAGTTAGTTAGGGTTAAAAAGGCCATTTCCTCCTATCAGCGTCCATGCCCAAAGGATTTTGAGAATCTTATCTGACACCAGCttcagaagctgtatggaactAAATTAGCTGGAAGCATCACAACAATTTCTTCGTGATTGCCGCGGGTTGGGGAATCAAGGCTTAAACACTTGGCAGGTCGTACTTCTTAGTTCACAAAGAACTGCATAATTATATCAGCCCATGTGCGACCACTGGTTCAGCCGACTCGCCTAACCTGGTGGTTTTTGTCATTCAGAGATGCATGTACCACTACAGTGCAACTTCACAGAATGTCTTGTGTGCTGTCGTTTTCTGTGTAAGGTAGCTAATTCCTTATTAACAAGAAACTACTCATCTACTGAATATTCTCATGGAATTCAAGGATACAAACAATATATTTCCTCCTCCACAATATTGAGAACAAACAATTGCTTGagattttttgctaaaaaaaatagttaagtgcaaaatttccaaaaatttcgctCGAAACACCAGcttatcaatttttgatataccgAAAATCACGGAGTTCCAAGATTTGTTTACCGAGTATAAACAAACGCTAAAAGCATGAATCGGTGGCTGGCATCACTTTAGACTTGCCCCCAACCAAGAATAAGCAAATAAGGTAGCAACAATGTTGAAAGCTGCTGGCAAGCAAAGCGAGTTGCGGGTGCTGCGAGGCAGCAACATTCAAGTGAAGCAACCATCTCCTTTGCTTTTTTATGCATTGCATACTTTTTAGCGCACACGCCGTAGCCACCAActcaaacataaaaacaaactgGAAACTTAACTAAAaacttgaaagtaaaatttgtgCACAACTGTGAACTATGCGAATTTGCGACGACGAATTGCGGAAGTGAATGGTGAATGCTCAGCCAGTGAAGTGTAAGCGAGCAAATATGCGTGCTTAAGTGTGTGGATTGAATGCATGCGCGTGTTTGCCGTGCAACATCATTGTTGCGGCAGCAATTCCGCACAGACTTCCGCCAAAGCGGCGAGAACTGATAAACGTTGCGGAAGCAAgcatgaaaaaaacaaaaacagcaacggCAAAAGTagcgcacaacaacaattggcgaaaattgaaaattttacaaatgttgacaaaaatttgacacaaagttGAGGCATTCGGCGGCGAACGTGTGGCGGTGTGCAACACAGCATTTGgctttgtgtatgtgtgagttaGTGTTGGTGTGAAGCGTTGCCTTGGGTAAGCTGACAAATGGCACAACTTTGGTCAGAACCGCGCAGAGATTGACGACGCTAAGCAACCGAGCTAATCAGCCAGCGCCAGCAAGTGAGTGCATGGTTGCTGCTGCACGAATGGCCAACCGTAGCTGTAGAACACTTGCAGCAACAACCAGAAGAACTTGCGACAGTGCAACTTTTGGGCGGCAGCACTTACTTTGTTGTcgtcgaaaagttttgcggcAACAACTGCAATCACTATTATGTTGCACTCGCGAGCTTAGCATAATTTTAGGCGAACAATAAGCCAGTATAATAATAGCGCTTGCCTGCCTTAGCAACAAAATAGCGCGCCACACCACTTGAGCGAGCATGAAGCAGCGCCCTAGTCACTCTTCAACAAATTcgacaccaacacacacactcaaacagAAGCGTGCGGCAGTGGCTTCCGTTCAATTCGACGGCTGCATTTCATAGTGCGGAAATGTCAACTGCTTTTAATTGGCTGCGCATTTGCAACAATGTGTAGCGGTGCACATAGACAcgcacactcatacacacaatTATTTATGTGTTTACAGCGTGACCGACAAACTTTGTTGACGCGGTTAATTTTGAAGAATCTGTCGCCGCTGCTTTGATGGCGCATAGCTGGCATGCGGCGTGGTCTTctgtaaaacttttctattgACATTTTCTTTGTCTGTTGCCCACTATTAGATTTACAGTTCAACTGTGGCCTTTGGCACTGGCAATAATGTTCGGCGCATGCTAATGAAAATGTAATTCGGCGTTGTAatattttcttgcaattttgtTTTGCGCAATTAGTTGCAGCCGcttgtttttaatatgtgaGTATTCTAAAGGAAATTCCATGAAAATTATCGTTGATCACTTTGAACTTTGTCATGGTGAATGTGGCCAACTTGGCTGTAATAACTTCATGCGCTGACCATATTTTgtctaaaacaagaaaaaacgttaacttcgattgcaccgaagctaaatacccttcacaggagcatttctgttagtaactatgtgttcagtttgtatggaagctatatgttatagtccaccgatctgatcaatttcttcggagattacattgttgctttaggaaatagtatataccaaattttgtgaatatatcttgtcaaatgtgaaagttgtccatacaagaacttgattccgatcgttcagtttgtatggcagctatatgctatagttaaccgatctgaacaatttcttcggagattacattgttgtctttgaaaataacatataccaaatttcgtgaatatatctggtcaaatgtgaaagttttccatacaatcatttgattccgatcgttcagtttgtatggcagctatatgttatagtggttatAATTGAGAAACCCGTTTTTGCCTTTCACACTGCCGGCTACCCCACTAACCCCACTACCGATAGGCTCGAAGAACGATTAGCTATTACACTTGATTCTATttctaattttgtatattttctaatGATTAAAAGTCATCAGCTGATTTCTATTTTATCAATGCACACAACCAAATGTACAGCTTGGACAACAACCCGCATAGTTaaacatattcaaatttttagtgTGGACAACAGCCCATCCCAGTTTCAACTCGTTTTGTATTCGATTAAGAATTAATgtagcaaaataatatttttattttgaaatgttaattaatcaaaattagTGCTTTAATCGAATGGAGGTCGGTTAAATCATCAGTTAACTCTCTTGTGcactcaatttttgaaaaaatcaaaatatttgtctaaaattagCAGAAAGGTTAATATATGTCATCTAATATTCAATTCTAccctttattttgaaaaatgggcgtggccaaAAAAGAGAGAAATAAAAACAGGGAGAGAGAGAGGGGGTAAGCAACGAAGCAAATGGTAGATGGATGAAAGACAGGAGagagaaataaaattgagagataGAGTGGGAGAAGGTAACCGATCGaaaggaaaataaatgaaagaagTGGGAGCACGAAAGATACGAAGAGTAAAAGAGAAGGAGATAAACCAAAAAGAGCGTTAAATGAATTCTCTCTGCCGTTGCTTTCAgtaaaaagtaatataatattttacattacaGTCCATCTCttaaaaaatctatatataatCAGATGTCATATAGCCTATTCTACTATGTCCACCGTTACTAAAATAAGAGCGTAGCAAGGAAAGTGCGATAGAAAAAAAGTAACAGAGAGACAGAGAGGTATACATCTGGAAGtgcgatagaaaaaaaaatacagaaacagAAAAGGAGAACGCTAGTAAACCAACACAGATAAATGACGAAAAGCGGTAGCACGAGAGAGACAAAATGAGAGAGCGTTAGATGGATATATGAAAAGAGAGGGAGAAAAATCGAAAGACGATAAGTGCATACATTCAGCTATAAAGAAACAGAGTGATTGACGGATAAATTGAAAGCGAGAGTTAATGAAATGTCAGGTTTTAAAGGTTGTTATTGTTGATGCTGCAAAGGGTACCTAATTCGCGTTGGGACGATAAGGATGAATGTAATCGAGGTCATCCTGTGGTAGACCCGGAAAACGTGCTGTTTCAACGGGGTCGCACCATAGGGAGAGAGGTGTCAGATGTGCAGGGTTAGCAGCGCAAGCAAGGTGGTGGTGAGTGTCATGCGGCGACTCGTTGCAAGCTGGAAAATTTCCACCACAGCCGATTCGACGGAGATCAAACCTtgttttgatcggttagttttagaataaaatttttataatataataaaattttggtttttggagAGGGAGAGGAAGAGAAGTACAGATAAAAGCAATTCGCGATAAACTTGTAGAAGAAAAGGGAGAGTTATCGAGGAAGATAGCATTCGCTTgtcataaaaagttttttgcGAGTAAATATAATATCGTCGCTAGTAGTCAAAACTGGTCTATACGTGGCTCACGAGACTACCTGAATAACATTACATAACCAAAATATGGCATTGTAAGTTCAACattcattatatatgtatatgacggGTAATGTACAGCTTTAAGGTTTTTGTTGTCTGAGATGGTGATATTAAATATGAAGGATAAAAAATTTAGGTTCTACTCTAAGGCTTAGGGGTGTTTCAAAGTAGGTGTAGCTGGATTTTTGTGGttacaaaaactatatttttttaatttctttcaattccAAGTATTATACTACGCAGAAGTATAAGTGTATGAACTTGAGCTGTTACAACAAATGTGTGACATGCAAATCAAAATCGCATTATCACACGTAGATAACGCACATCAACACAGGAAGATACAATTTCAATGCTGACTCACACacgcaaatataaaaatatcgatgATATGCATATGAGGAGAAAATATAATATCGCCAGCGTGGAAATAAGTGCAAAAATATTAGTAGCGCTAATGTTGCatgaacgcacacacacacatacattcaaaaaatataaaagcaaaggAGAAAGCGCTAATAATAACGGCAAAGATGCTTATGTACATGTGTGAAGAAACTTCGTAGCGAATGTGCAGAGAGCAACAGCACAATGCAAGTGGGGGGACAGTGAGTGAGTGGCGAAAGGAGTAGCAACAAAGTGTTGCAAGTACGCAGCTAGCATTCAGATTTATGACTGAGTCGCAGCGCATAGCAAAAGGATATAGGTGGGCGGTAagaacaaacacacacacacatatctcCAAATATGTGCACAGACACTTTCGCGCTGTGCGCAACGTGTGGCAAATGCAGTGAAAACTGGCAAATCGTAGCGAATGGATGGGTTAGATTCGTGCATGCATAACGTGACAGGAATACAAATTCGTGCAATTACTCCTGCTACATGCATAAGACGAGTATATCAAAGCACAAGCACAATGCGCTGCAACCAACGACTGTTTGTATGCTTCTAGGTGTTGTGTCCGTTTGCTAAACACAAAAGTTGTGTGGGAAAGCAACAGTCATTTAATGTGCTTAAAGATCATTGTGGTGCCACATTGTGTTGCAGAGGGTTAGCACTTATGTCTTGTGGCAAGTAGTTGGAGGGATGCTAAGGCGTTGGTGGGCTGTGATTAGGAAAGTGGTGTGTGTTGGAGCTGAGTTTGAGTGCAGCATTTTCATAGAGTTATGTTAAAGCTGGTCATGATTATGCCGCACAAAAGCAGCatgttgatttattttaatttcacttaaaatgttttcttaaattagtttttaatttttttttaaattttttttttgatttttgtttaaattttttttaaatttcttttaatttaattttatatttttctgcatATTTTTTACTGGAATTTTACATATGTTTCATAAGCATGCAAACTTATGTGCTTTTCCGCTTTGATGTTTCCATTAAACgactaatttttttctcttggtaaaacaacaaaaatattttataaacatctAAAGCATTTACCGCAAACCACTCTGTATTTTATGTATgcaagttatttattaaaaatctccACACTGCCGCAGCTAagtacaaataaacaaaatatcaaatagcAATGGCAATACTCCTGCCAGCAGCAGTGCTGCAACACTCTAATAGTTCTTAAATACACTTAAGCGCCTGTAATTATGCAATCGTTTTACACGCATGCATGCAACACAGCACAAAGTGCTCTTAAGCGCATACCATGCAAATGCACGCACACACCCAATTGTGGTATatgaaagcacacacacacacaagcactcTCACAAAAGTATTATATACCGCTACAAATGCACACACGTAAACTGCATGCAACACAATAAGTGTGTGTGCGCACAAGTTGTAAGCGGATTTCATTCGATTTGTGCTACATCTaagttgcttgttgttgttgttgcaaaaaatATGATGATGGAAATGTTAAgcaatatgaaatatttctaCTAACCACTGCATTGAgtgcttataaaatatatttatttatttgcgctACACATTTTTTCCTTGTAAGTAGCCGTGCAACCGAATTCTTTATTCTTTAATACCTATACAAACGTACAgaaatgctttcaatttaatatgcttattttttaatgtgttaGTGTTAAGTATTTATAAGCTGTAAGTACGGTAGTAAAAAGCAGGTTTTATAGAATGTTGTTACGTTTTTGCACTTCCAGGTATTTGTTTAATACAAAAGTGCGTGGAAAGCTGATTTTGCATGCCGCTGTGACCAATAGCATGCAATACTTAACAATGTTATGCGCTGTTTTCTACAATATACTAATGATGCATATTTACTCTAATAACTTTTAATGGGAAAGTTaagcataaatttgaaaaaaaaatgcaaaaaataattagttcCAGGAAATccaaaacttaataaaaaaaaaaatactgtgaaaCTATGCTGAatgctatttttaattaattttgtgatTTAGAAAAATTTCGGAGTAACTCCGAATATTCGTTacttatagaaaaataaataagctaGCCAAAAAATATGCCTGAGTGCTATTGTGAATAAATTTAGTGCTAATGGAGTAATTCCGAATAACTCCGAAAATTCGTTTTTGATACacaagtaaaaacaaataaatgaactATCCAAAACCTATGCCTGAATGCTATTTTAATACACTTTGAGCTTTCGGAGTGATTCGgagcaaatacaaatataaagttTCATTACGCGAgcataaaagtgaaataaaataaacgtaAACGTTGCGTAAAAGCAATTAAGACTTAATTTTGTGGTTTCGAAGTCATTGAGAGTAACTCCGAATATGCGATTTTAAtgcgaaaaaattgtaaaagcaaTAGACCGGCCCAGAACTAAGCCTGAATgcaatttttcaacaaattttaagcTTTCGGAGTAATTTGGAATTAACgccgaaaatttgtttttgatacGCAAGCAGAGGAGAAGAAATAAACTAGCCATTAATGCTTTTTTTAATCAGTTTGGTAATTGcagagtaaatatttttttgttacagAAAAGTAGATTGCAACAATTCTTATGCTAAAatagtagtacatacatacataagtatgtatgtatgtatgcacatatataataAGTGCTAAAGGTTCAAAGTGTACGCTTTCTGCAATAATTTGGAAGTTACGGATATTGTAACTTAATCTATGTTGCcactaaaaagaaaatttggaaCTATTTAATCTCGTcggttcaaaaaaaaatttcataattgctcaatttttttttaaaacgcatttttttgctgtttttagtGCGACAAGTAGTACAGTAATCGTTTCACAATTTTCTTCCATGCTTTATGTAGCTCGTGCTTTGTTCTGTTGTTGTTGGGCGGAAGATATGCTTACTAATGTTTCCTGTTCATGCACTATGATGTTGGGCACAGTAGGGGTTGCGAGTGTGATTTAAACGCATCAGCTGCCTGCATCAAAGACTCAACTAAGTTCTTTAGTATACAGTTTTCATCTTGATGCATTAATGAATCTTTCCCGCTGCAATGCATGCTAGGTTCACGAAACTGACAAATCgcataaaattctttttcaCAGTGATGATCATTCATCAGAAGTGTTTTATCATCCATACAAACTTCAAGGCAATCTTCATTATTTTGATTGTCAGGGTTAGTTGAGTACCATTTGGTGAAAAGTATGGGTCGACCAGTGCTGTGTGACATATATCTTCCTTCATTTGCCAAATCGTTGCCATCAAACCAAAGTTGCGAGAGAATACCTCTAGTTAAGATATATTTTTCCAGCTCCAGAAGTTCCTCTAGTGATTCAATATTCGCCAAATCACCACCAAGAGATCGACAGTACTCAGATGATTCGAACCAGTTCatctatttgaaaatatgtacatatgtttataacgaaaaaaataatatcttttCAAACAAAACACTTGCCTTCAATTCACCgtttataaaataatacttaTTACCAACTTTTACGAAGGGATGATAATTCTCattgttttttgcaaatattttactcGCGAAAATGCCGAGAAagcttgaaaatattaaacaaatttgtacGAAATTCACCATTTTAACGTCAGAGATTTTATTTATGCTGCGTCTGTGGCTGTTTCTGACAGTGCTTTCTAATTCACTACTCTACAGCCGCGCaggtattttataaaagcttcaTTTCGcgaaataatcaaataaaatccAGCGATAACAGAAATAAgaggaaaactgaaaaattttcaGTAGAATAATTATTAATCAGTAATTGTTTGTCGTTTATAAAGGGTGACActtaatttgtaaaaatcccAATTTAGAAACGCTGATTGATTATACCTTCAGACTTGAAGCTTTCAACCCTTTTGAGTGGTAATGTTGACAATCAATCGTTTGTAAGGAAGTCTGCGGTAAAAATTGCTTTAGAAAGACACACTCACTCTAAATAACTAAAATGTCGGAAATTTAGCAGAATCAAAAGATTATCGATTATGAAGAGAATCTTTGAGCAAATGGTACACCctgtatacacatatgttaattccaagaaaatattaaaaaatataccaacagTAAATATAAACAACATTTGTGATAAGCCCGAGTCCAAAGCAAAGCAGCCGAGGTTCACATATTCAGCGCTTGACTTGTCTATCAGCTTTATCAGTGCATAAATATGTACctatctatataaatacatacatatatatgtgaacATTCGTGAATAATTCAGACGcggtttcaaaagttttttcacctatgtacatacaaacatataccgATATTAGAGCAAGTCGTTTCGTTttctctaaaaaatataaataattatccGATCAATTATACATcagtttattattttcattctatagctacatatacatatgtatgtatatagcattaATAAGCGCCTGCTCAAACGcgagtttagttttttttctcaaaaaaaaaaaaattattcgtaGAAGATTTTGCGTATATGCGCTTATTTTCGGAGTTAACTTAGATACTTTCGGAATTACTGTTAGTGAATTGacatgttttcaaaaaataaaataataaataaaaaagcgtTTAGcgtaaaattaacaatttttcggaatatatgtatgtacatagaacaTGTACATACGTAGTATACAGATATTTTAGTAGTAATtaagaagaaatatataaataattaagtagAATAGCTTGGTGTTAGGCATAGCAAATGAAAAAACCTTACACTTATGATAATTTTTTCtaagcatattaaaaaaaaagaatcggAGAAATTCGGAGTACTAAATATCGTTCATAAATtaactgttaaaattttttttgtgtttaattgtTATTCTGAACTGTTCGAAATTATTAATAGTAAGTCGAAATTCGTATAGAAATTTTCGGAGTAATTCCGAAGAAGTATAAAAAGTATTCAACACAATTCATAGTATCACGTAGCCAATGTAGCAGCCTTTCACTTATGACAATtctgagcaaaaaaaaatgtttgttcggAGTACCAAATAGCATTTACAAAATACTTCTCAGATATTTCGAACTATTCATAATACGACCTACTATTATGTGTATGTGCCTCTTACTTATAATTACTAATGTTTCGgaataagtataaaatatttagagtAATGAGTTGcaaaattaaacttatttaaattaattcggaataaaaaaaaattgttcaaagtgATTCGgattaaagttaaatttgttCAGAGATATTTggactaaatttaaatttattcagaGTAATTCGGAGTACAGCAAAACAAATTCTACAAATGATTATTTTTCTGCGCAAATACTAAATATTCGGAGTAATTCAGAGTACGAAATGGCGATCAAGATTAACTTCTTAGAAATCTATTACGCCTTATTCTTATTCAATACTATTAGAAATACAACACACTAATATATGTACGCTTTAACCACGATTTGTAGTGATTCGGAGtaagtatacattttttctgattaatttgaattaaaataaaatttattcggAGCAATTCTAAACAAAGTTGAAGGACGCCGAAAATTCGGACTGGACATAAAATTTTAGGAGTAACTCGGAATCCACTTGCGTGAAACTAAGAAAACTTTTGTACAATTTGCTTTGCTAAATTTGTTTGTAGGGGCACGACTTCCTTGGTCCACTTTACATTTTACGTAAATAGAGTTTGTCTTCTTTACGTTTACGTTTTTATgtgcttttgtatttatgtacatacatatgtatgtcgattACTAATAAAGCATCACTATTTGTCTCATTAATCTGAAATTCATCGCTATAACGTTGTACACGCATAACTTTTATGCGTCAATTCTCCTTAGGACAACTCAATCAAAGAGATTTTCATAGGCGATATTTGGGACGTGCGAAGAATCAGCACGATGGCTATCAAAGTGCAAGTGCGCTAATTTATTAATGACGTACACATAAACACATCAACTTTGGTGTGCATGCGCGAATTTCAATGAGTGCATattatttatacacacacatactacatGCACGCATTCATTTCGAAGTGCTCATAAACACCTCCAAGCAAAACGCCCAACACTTGGCGAGCTATTTCGGCgtttagttaattttatttgattgccAACAATTTAGTGTTGAATATAAAAGCAAGCGTGAGCTAGAGTTTTTAGTGTGCgtgaaatataagtatgtaatttaattgaaagttAGAGAGTGAAAGAGAGAGAGTAAGCAAGGCAGTAGTGAGCGCACAGCCAAACATATGAGCTACTGCATATATAtagacgtacatatgtagtagtaaatatcataaaaatttgtttatatttatgtgtgtgtgcactggCGACACATCAAAAGCTCCAAAACCTATCAAAAGCAGCgtcacaaaattataataaccgGCCGTAAAAAGTGAACCACACGCCCAGACGTGCTAAAGGCAATACCCAACTGAGTGCCGCTTATAGCCATCAAGCATATAGGTAATAACAACAGCCAAcgtacacacacgtacatacaaaACATAACCGCCAATTTACTTTCATTGCCTGTGCGTGTCCTTGACGCTTTGACGGCGCTGCACGTCGGCCATGCGCCGCAACCGCTTTAATATAATAGCCTGACGTTTTAAgtttaatcataaaaatattgcatgACTTCCGTTGGCGACTTGTTTTATGCTTCCGGCTAACGGAAGTATTTGTAATTCACCAGTTAGTGTGGGTGTGTGCATTCTAAGGACGATCGAATGTATGCGTACGTAAAGTTATTGGCCAGCGTCAGGCGCATATTAACAGCTTTCTCCAGTACTTTGGTGcgaaaagctttaaattttcgtttttctagtTTTCATGGCACATAACTGTGCTTCAATGACATCAGGCAGTTAGCTATACTAAGgcttcataaataataaaaattgtaggTGTTAAATGCGCAGCGAAATATCCTTTATTATTGTGTTTTGAAAGGTATTAACGACAGCTACTGTAAGCACTCGCATATCTTCGGTGGCTTACGCAAGTGGTTCGCCCATGCAATATTAATTAGCTTGGAGTGTCTGTAAGGAACGGAATAAGGACAAATATTGGCTAAGAAGTACGCGATTTATCTCTTAAAATGAGCCTTCTTATAAGAAAAAAGCTATACAAATAAATGGTGTGGCCATTTTAGTATTACCaacttgataaatattttgtaataaatgacAGGGTTCATCAATTTCACGAATTTTtgctacataaaaaaaattattctatacTAGCTTTGATCTATATGGCCTGTAATCTTTTAACAACTTATGTAAGTCGGTACAACACGGGTCTTTAGAAGTAATAGGCGAATCAGTGTTGCAAGATTCAAGGAACAAACAACCTCCCTCTATTTTCCGAGAATCAGAACCGATGATATAATTGCAGCCCAGCAAACCCCTTTTCAGATCTAATCGAACCGATTTCTCAAAATAAATACTTGTACTGGTGAAAAACTCCCAGATAGTTAAAAAGAGTTGACCTTTTATAAAAGCCTGGCTCTAATATGAGGTAGGCAGATTATTTATTTGAACATCCAATGCACATAACATTTTCCATCTCTTTGCATTACAACCACGGTTTGGACGAGAATACAAAAGTTCACCAGTTACCTCCATCCTCTGCGAGATCACGCCTGCAGTACATCCCAAGTGCAAACAGGTCCGTTTGCGGTTGGTATTTCCATTGGAAAAATGGGCGTCTCAACTTTGGTTGTTCACTCATGGATCTCGAGTCAAAGAAACTTTTTGCTGGAACATTGTCTTCCACACAAGCGATATGATCAAACCGACGTTGGAAACTTTTTGCTGGAACATCGTCTCCCAAGCAAGCGATATGATCTAACAAACGTACTCGTCgaatttttatgcgcttaactaAATCCGTTTCACCTTAGAGCTCATGCAGTTCTTGGCTTCATCTTCTTCGGTATCCATG from Bactrocera tryoni isolate S06 chromosome 5, CSIRO_BtryS06_freeze2, whole genome shotgun sequence includes these protein-coding regions:
- the LOC120776617 gene encoding C-type lectin 37Db-like, which translates into the protein MVNFVQICLIFSSFLGIFASKIFAKNNENYHPFVKVGNKYYFINGELKMNWFESSEYCRSLGGDLANIESLEELLELEKYILTRGILSQLWFDGNDLANEGRYMSHSTGRPILFTKWYSTNPDNQNNEDCLEVCMDDKTLLMNDHHCEKEFYAICQFREPSMHCSGKDSLMHQDENCILKNLVESLMQAADAFKSHSQPLLCPTS